From one Catharus ustulatus isolate bCatUst1 chromosome 1, bCatUst1.pri.v2, whole genome shotgun sequence genomic stretch:
- the LOC116996442 gene encoding fibrinogen silencer-binding protein, whose translation MVGKARSSNFTLSEKLDLLKLVKPYVKILEEHTNKHSVIVEKNKCWDIIADNYNAIGVDRPPRTAQGLRTLYKRLKEYAKQELLQQKETHSDCKSSISEPTKKVVEMIPQISNVCLRDRSGVQSASIDKETIAGTSSPQAMLDHHPATVMMDLQSEEDVKPPPSLIIDSQQNENLGQEEEHQLVHIMERSPSTSVSSVDMRVMMSPSPVPRRDEFFRLEVGERFRPMCGYDPQMLQMLKEEHQIILENQRKIGLYVQEKRDGLKRKQQLEEELLRTKIKVEKLKAIRLRRDLPEYSNI comes from the exons ATGGTTGGGAAGGCCAGATCTTCTAATTTTACCTTATCTGAAAAGCTCGATTTGCTAAAACTCGTGAAGCCGTATGTTAAAATTCTCGAGGAACATACCAATAAGCATTCTGTaatagtggaaaaaaacaaatgctggGATATTATAGCTGATAACTACAATGCCATCGGAGTAGATCGCCCTCCTCGTACTGCACAGGGCCTGCGCACGCTGTACAAGAGGCTCAAAGAATATGCCAAACAGGAGCTATTGCAGCAAAAGGAGACTCACTCAGATtgtaaaagcagcatttccGAGCCAACCAAGAAAGTTGTGGAGATGATTCCACAGATTTCCAATGTGTGTTTAAGAGACAGGAGCGGTGTTCAAAG TGCTAGTATCGATAAAGAAACAATTGCTGGTACCAGTTCACCACAGGCAATGTTGGATCACCATCCTGCGACAGTCATGATGGACTTGCAGTCAGAAGAGGATGTCAAACCTCCTCCTTCTCTGATTATAGACTCACAGCAAAATGAGAACTTAGGACAAGAGGAAGAACACCAACTGGTGCATATTATGGAAAGGTCTCCTTCAACGTCAGTGTCTTCAGTTGATATGAGAGTGATGATGTCTCCTTCCCCTGTACCAAGAAGAGATGAGTTTTTTAGGCTTGAGGTTGGAGAACGTTTTAGACCCATGTGTGGTTATGACCCACAGATGTTACAAATGCTGAAAGAGGAGCATCAAATAATAttagaaaaccaaagaaaaattgGTCTTTATGTCCAAGAAAAAAGGGATGGtttgaaaagaaagcagcaacTGGAAGAAGAACTGTTGCGTACAAAAATCAAAGTAGAGAAGCTGAAGGCAATACGACTACGCCGTGATCTGCCAGAATACAGCaatatctaa